TATCTGGTACACCAGAAAGTGAGGGGAGACCCCCGATTTTCCGGTGTACGGATGAAGCCAAAACCGAGGCGTACGACGAGCGAGCAGCCGGTGATCGGCTGGAAGCTGGACTTGGCGCTGGACCCGAACCACGAGTTGGTGCGGCTGGCGGCGGTAATTCCCTGGGAGGACCTGACGGCGGAATTCGGCCGCCTGTATGTGCCGGACCTCGGGCGTCCTGGCATTCCGGTCCGGTTGATGGCGGGCCTGCACCTGCTGAAGCACACCTACGGGCTGTCGGATGAGCAGGTGGTGAAGGGGTGGGTGGAGAACCCCTACTGGCAGCATTTCTGTGGCGAGGAGTTCTTCCAGCACCACTTCCCGATCCATCCCTCGCAGATGACGCGCTGGCGGGGCCGCATCGGCGAGAAGGGGGTGGAGGAGCTGCTTCAGGCCACGATCAGCGCTGG
This sequence is a window from Geothrix sp. PMB-07. Protein-coding genes within it:
- a CDS encoding IS5 family transposase, producing MKPKPRRTTSEQPVIGWKLDLALDPNHELVRLAAVIPWEDLTAEFGRLYVPDLGRPGIPVRLMAGLHLLKHTYGLSDEQVVKGWVENPYWQHFCGEEFFQHHFPIHPSQMTRWRGRIGEKGVEELLQATISAGKATGTITERSFEKVIVDTTVQPKAIQHPTDARLYRKVDAAMLRIAEAEGIRLRQSYRKLMEWGFRKHEGHAKARQFKRARKVLRSLKTIAGRVQRDVERKLMSGDIRN